A region of Maridesulfovibrio sp. DNA encodes the following proteins:
- a CDS encoding Bbp16 family capsid cement protein produces the protein MYLDKELCFCEEQAVTASAVSQNVLNAGEDCGSGGSVKLKVLVDGEDFATLTSLRVGVQASEAEDFALFDTLFESGSIPVAELKQGYSFPLPSLPGQHKAFLRLSFTVTGSNATAGKLSGYLIMDDQTNI, from the coding sequence ATGTATCTTGATAAAGAACTTTGTTTTTGTGAGGAGCAGGCTGTTACTGCAAGTGCGGTTTCCCAGAATGTTCTCAATGCCGGTGAGGATTGCGGTTCCGGCGGTAGTGTGAAGCTTAAGGTGCTGGTGGATGGTGAGGACTTTGCTACTTTGACGAGCCTGCGTGTGGGGGTGCAGGCTTCTGAAGCTGAAGATTTTGCGCTCTTTGATACTCTTTTCGAATCCGGCTCAATTCCTGTTGCGGAACTCAAGCAGGGATACAGCTTTCCGCTGCCTTCATTGCCGGGACAGCATAAGGCTTTTTTGAGGCTGTCCTTTACTGTTACCGGGAGCAACGCCACAGCCGGCAAACTTAGCGGCTACCTGATCATGGATGATCAGACTAATATTTAA